The following proteins come from a genomic window of Pleuronectes platessa chromosome 2, fPlePla1.1, whole genome shotgun sequence:
- the LOC128460099 gene encoding immunoglobulin-like and fibronectin type III domain-containing protein 1: MFKIRRNKDEEPTAPGQVRIKKKSNVPGVMITQYVEELPEDMSTPDFTRKPISLTLQEGKPATFRAVVTGKPTPVVTWLRNNGDIDEGYNISFDAGSGEYQLQLPDVSVDQADTYKCLAKNEFGKAIVTATLNVIEVGFKKSKALQQSRTAVREVPEDFKKTLKTVVDTEPKEEEKPVMDEKFWEELMSSDKKDYESVCARYGITNFRWMLKKLSEMKEEREQEEVKVVERRGILKAVELKPVDDSDIEVEAPVCKIFLFKDGVMIPFDAETEIKHGLKQVGKKFSMNGVDMEDAGLCEVEIDGIRIFSADLKIPPLEFLVKLEDVKAEEREDAMFECLISQPMKKITWKFKNTPLEQGEKYDILVSDDMLIHTLVVKDCQPLDKGIYAAVVGLASCSAWLIVEVDKDLNAKGKKKARKTTRAGGGGADLLLIAQEQNAKVQKERDEMIAKLKAEAVAAAAKAAAEKAEAAARAKAEAEAKAKAKAEAKAEAKAKARPEAEAEAKGKPKAGAKVKAKAEDEEAEDEEAEDEEEEEEVSEAAESTPSQPKKKKRKRVRTGPLVPDTVIDPGVFFTGGLSDVNAIIGTDAELVCRLSSEECDGVWFKEGIEITATDDVCIVKDGTYRKLIIKNCQEEDAGKYRCEADGRKTEAVLIIEDPPRINTDDLAVFIKPVTIKSGKEAVFNVSFVGREPMKIQWYNEGEELLEDANIKIEKSSSNSRLVLTKCQRKTTGEIKIKIRNEFGKAEATTQLNVLDKPTPPMGPVDIIESSSSCIDFKWRPPKDSGGCPITDYVMERQQIGRNSWKKLGKIGPEPKYRDTDVDHGRKYCYHVRAETDHGISEMMETDDIQAGTKAYPGAPSMPKIVSAFKDCINLAWSEPTNTGGTNISGYNVEKRKNGSNLWGLVNPPLEPIKESTYAVKDVVEGFSYEFRVSAINISGAGEPSAPSEFVFARDPKKPPGKVLDLRVTDSTYTTLSLAWTKPIEEEGVQDEAKGYLVELRPAENPEWSSCNSSPIIINSYTIMGLKSMAMYWVRVVATNEGGDGEPQDLDNYIIAMPPPVRPQFTDKKLKNFMVMKAGNAARVNFNFQASPVPIINWLKDGLPVPKHVTVSNTDTSSQLMIFSSERQDTGIYTIIVKNLVGQETSSVEIRITDDPKPPGPVELDENVSGTVTVSWTPSPDEKKDDRLHYMITKRDSEKRTWQIMADHLFNNKFTAINIMPGRQYQFRVYAKNDMGLSDPSESARWEVKRAKEIFTVNVPASKDCSFETPPSFSVPLKTHNSPEKYECYMSCAVTGNPRPYITWYRNNISLNTNTNYHITNTCGVCSMVILKVGPKDSGDYMVVAENNLGRVECTTKLVVKD; the protein is encoded by the exons ATGTTTAAGATACGCAGAAACAAAGATGAGGAGCCaaccgctccagggcagg TGAGAATTAAAAAGAAGTCGAACGTGCCGGGAGTTATGATCACCCAATACGTGGAGGAACTCCCAGAAGACATGAGCACGCCAGATTTCACTCGGAAACCAATCTCTCTGACACTTCAAGAAG GAAAACCGGCGACCTTCAGAGCAGTAGTTACTGGAAAACCAACACCAGTAGTGacctggttgagaaacaatggAGACATTGATGAAGGGTACAATATCTCCTTCGATGCAGGTTCTGGTGAATACCAGCTACAG CTGCCGGACGTATCGGTGGATCAAGCCGACACGTACAAGTGCTTAGCGAAAAATGAATTTGGAAAAGCTATTGTCACCGCAACCCTTAACGTTATTGAAG TTGGCTTCAAAAAGAGCAAAGCTTTGCAACAGTCCAGGACAG CCGTCCGGGAAGTACCAGAGGATTTCAAAAAGACCTTGAAAACAGT GGTTGACACTGAGccgaaagaggaggaaaaacccGTAATGGATGAAAAGTTTTGGGAAGAGTTGATGAGTTCAGACAAGAAAGACTATGAGAGCGTCTGTGCGCGGTACGGGATCACCAATTTCCGTTGGATGCTGAAAAAACTAAGTGAGatgaaggaagagagggagcaagAAGAAGTGAAG GTTGTTGAAAGACGTGGCATACTGAAGGCCGTTGAATTGAAACCTGTTGATGATTCAGACATTGAAGTTGAAGCGCCTGTCTGCAAAATCTTCCTATTTAAG GATGGAGTTATGATTCCTTTTGATGCTGAAACAGAGATAAAACATGGATTGAAGCAAGTGGGAAAGAAGTTTAGCATGAATGGTGTCGACATGGAGGATGCGGGATTGTGCGAAGTGGAGATTGATGGAATTAGGATCTTCTCAGCTGATTTGAAGA TTCCCCCTTTAGAATTCTTGGTTAAATTGGAAGACGtgaaggcagaggagagagaggacgcCATGTTCGAGTGCCTCATCTCTCAACCTATGAAAAAGATAACTTGGAAGTTTAAAAACACCCCACTGGAGCAAGGGGAAAAATATGACATCCTTGTGTCCGACGACATGCTGATCCACACGTTGGTGGTGAAGGACTGCCAGCCACTGGATAAAGGAATCTATGCCGCAGTGGTTGGACTTGCATCTTGCAGTGCCTGGCTTATAGTGGAAG TGGACAAAGATCTGAACGCGAAAGGGAAGAAGAAAGCTCGCAAAACAACCCGggcaggtggtggtggtgctgatcTGTTGTTGATAGCTCAAGAGCAAAATGCTAAGGTACAGAAGGAGAGGGATGAGATGATTGCAAAGTTAAAAGCGGAGGCAGTAGCCGCCGCTGCTAAGGCTGCAGCTGAGAAGGCAGAGGCCGCAGCTAGAGCTAAAGCTGAAGCTGAAGCCAAAGCCAAAGCTAAAGCAGAAGCTAAGGCAGAAGCCAAAGCTAAAGCCAGACcagaagcagaagcagaagcCAAAGGGAAGCCAAAAGCAGGGGCAAAGGTTAAGGCAAAGGCAGAAGATGAGGAGGCAGAAGATGAGGAGgcagaagatgaggaggaggaagaggaagtgtcCGAAGCAGCTGAATCTACTCCATCACAACCAAAGAAAAAG aaaagaaagagagtgaggACAGGCCCACTTGTTCCTGATACAGTCATCG ACCCTGGAGTTTTCTTCACCGGTGGACTTTCGGATGTAAACGCCATCATCGGCACTGATGCAGAATTGGTGTGCAGACTGAGCAGCGAGGAATGTGATGGAGTTTGGTTCAAAGAAGGGATAGAG ATAACAGCTACAGATGACGTCTGTATCGTTAAAGACGGGACTTATCGCAAACTAATTATCAAAAACTGCCAAGAAGAGGATGCTGGGAAGTACCGATGTGAAGCCGATGGGCGTAAAACAGAAGCTGTGCTAATTATTGAAG ATCCTCCGAGAATAAACACAGATGACCTTGCTGTGTTCATAAAACCGGTCACGATCAAATCTGGGAAAGAGGCAGTGTTTAATGTGTCCTTTGTTGGCCGGGAGCCCATGAAGATCCAGTGGTACAATGAGggcgaggagctgctggaggacgcCAACATCAAGATTGAAAAATCGTCCTCAAACAGTCGTCTGGTTCTCACCAAGTGCCAACGCAAGACCACAGGagaaattaagattaagatcagAAATGAATTTGGGAAAGCTGAGGCTACTACACAGCTTAATGTCTTAG ATAAGCCGACCCCACCCATGGGCCCTGTGGATATAATTGAAAGCTCATCATCTTGCATTGACTTCAAATGGCGGCCTCCCAAAGACAGCGGCGGCTGCCCCATCACGGACTACGTCATGGAGCGACAGCAAATCGGCCGAAACAGCTGGAAAAAACTAGGCAAGATTGGCCCGGAGCCCAAATACAGGGACACCGATGTGGATCATGGCAGAAAGTACTGCTACCATGTCAGGGCTGAAACCGATCATGGCATCAGTGAAATGATGGAAACAGACGACATTCAGGCAGGGACAAAGG CTTACCCTGGTGCTCCTTCTATGCCAAAGATTGTTAGTGCTTTCAAAGACTGCATCAATCTTGCTTGGTCTGAGCCCACTAACACCGGAGGAACCAACATTTCCGGTTACAACGTGGAGAAACGCAAAAACGGCAGTAATCTGTGGGGCCTCGTCAACCCGCCTCTGGAGCCCATTAAAG AGAGCACGTACGCAGTAAAGGATGTTGTTGAGGGCTTCTCGTATGAGTTCCGTGTATCAGCAATCAACATTTCTGGAGCCGGAGAACCAAGCGCACCCTCTGAATTCGTGTTTGCAAGAGATCCAAAAA AGCCCCCTGGTAAAGTCCTTGACTTGAGGGTGACCGACTCCACGTACACCACCTTATCTCTGGCCTGGACGAAACCCATCGAGGAGGAAGGGGTCCAGGATGAGGCCAAAGGATACCTCGTGGAGCTCAGACCGGCTGAAAACCCAGAGTGGAGTAGCTGTAACTCCAGTCCAATCATTATCAACTCTTATACTATTATGGGTCTGAAGTCTATGGCCATGTACTGGGTTAGAGTTGTAGCCACCAATGAGGGTGGGGATGGTGAGCCTCAAGATTTGGACAACTACATCATTGCTATGCCACCTCCAG TGAGACCTCAATTCACTGACAAAAAACTTAAGAACTTCATGGTAATGAAAGCTGGGAACGCTGCTCGAGTCAACTTTAACTTTCAG GCCTCTCCAGTACCAATTATTAATTGGCTCAAGGACGGCTTGCCTGTGCCCAAGCATGTGACGGTGAGCAACACGGACACATCATCGCAGCTGATGATCTTCTCATCAGAACGCCAGGACACAGGAATCTACACTATAATTGTGAAGAACCTTGTCGGTCAAGAAACCTCCAGTGTGGAAATAAGAATTACAG ATGACCCGAAGCCTCCAGGCCCCGTGGAGCTGGACGAGAACGTGTCGGGAACAGTGACAGTCTCCTGGACCCCGTCTCCAGATGAGAAGAAAGACGACAGGCTGCACTACATGATCACCAAGCGGGATTCCGAGAAGCGTACCTGGCAAATCATGGCAGACCATCTCTTCAATAACAAGTTCACTGCCATCAACATCATGCCGGGGAGACAGTATCAGTTCCGGGTCTACGCCAAGAACGACATGGGACTCTCCGATCCCTCCGAGTCTGCAAGATGGGAAGTGAAGAGAGCGAAAG AGATATTTACCGTGAACGTCCCAGCCTCTAAGGACTGCAGCTTCGAGACGCCGCCATCATTCTCCGTTCCGCTGAAAACGCACAACAGTCCGGAGAAGTACGAGTGCTACATGAGTTGTGCAGTGACGGGAAATCCCAGACCCTATATCACCTGGTACAGGAACAACATCAGCCTGAACACCAACACCAACTACCACATCACCAACACCTGCGGGGTGTGCTCCATGGTGATCCTCAAAGTCGGGCCGAAGGACAGTGGAGATTACATGGTCGTAGCGGAAAATAATCTGGGCAGAGTGGAGTGCACAACCAAACTTGTTGTTAAAG ATTGA
- the LOC128457992 gene encoding immunoglobulin-like and fibronectin type III domain-containing protein 1, protein MEPDEKVWEILMSADKKDYEQICIDHGLTDFRGMLKKLNEMKREREEEIAEFVTQISTLKHIAVNDDDCATIELDMDLKDPASKLFLYKDGVMIPFSLDESDKAKHSLKQVGKKYTFKIHGLGSGDAGLYSVDVGGVNVFSTDFKVPEVDFAVKIQEVKAEEREDALFQCVLTAPMNEIAWYGKSAPLSNSEKYEISVSEDKLIHKLIVRDCLPLDAGIYAAVAGIKSCNCWLVVEDLIKIAKEQQERYDKEMVVKLENAKKAQEEREAAEVISQAEAQVAKKAAAEEKAAAKAKAKAAARSRKASKEEKEEKQEYEEYEEQEEPEEQEEQEEKEEREEKEEMEEKEEREEDPGVHFHAGLSDCKAIIGEAAELECKVSREECQGIWYKDGDEIKTSEGITISKDGTFHRLKIHKVTEEFGGKYKFEADGRKTEALILVEDPPRFDAEELEAFKTPVTVKKGQKATFKLPYIGRDPIKVQWYLEGQELADESNIKIEHTEGSSRLLLNKLQRKDSGEIKIKLKNEFGTVEALSQLLVLAYPGPPSAPKVVSAFKNCINLSWTPPSDTGGTNILGYNVEKRKKGSNLWGQVNPADEMIRAKVYGVKDVVEGMEYEFRVAAINDSGAGEHSSPSEFVFARDPKKPPGNVIDFKVTDSTYTTLCLSWTKPKEIEGVEDEAKGYFVEIRPAENTEWDRCNSNAITMTSYTVKGMKSMAMYWVRVHATNDGGDGPYKELDNYILAMPPPVRPRFTDAKIKSFMVVRAGNSARINMNFEASPWPDVTWLKDGMPVSKKVTISNAEATSQLLIPSSERADTGIYTIIVKNIVGQETFSIEMRVTDEPKPPGPLELDENVPGTVTISWDASPDEKRDDRLHYMVMKRDSNKRAWHTIADHIFNNKFTACNILPGREYQYRVYAKNDMGSSKPSESAKWLIHAKKQKFTVTVPETRACNLQCAPRFIVPLKMHTAPQGYECYMSCAVKGDPTPHVTWLRDNISLNTNTNYFISNTCGVCSLLILRVGTHDTGEYKVVAESSLGRAECATKLTVRE, encoded by the exons ATGGAGCCGGATGAGAAGGTCTGGGAGATTCTGATGAGCGCAGACAAGAAAGACTATGAGCAGATCTGCATTGACCACGGCCTCACCGACTTCCGAGGAATGTTGAAGAAACTCAacgagatgaagagagagagggaggaggagatagCGGAG TTTGTGACACAAATCAGTACGCTCAAACACATCGCGGTCAACGACGACGACTGTGCGACAATTGAGCTGGACATGGACCTCAAAGATCCCGCCAGCAAACTGTTCCTGTATAAG GATGGCGTCATGATTCCTTTCTCCCTCGATGAAAGCGATAAAGCGAAGCACAGCTTGAAACAAGTGGGCAAGAAATACACATTCAAAATTCACGGGTTAGGCTCCGGCGATGCTGGACTCTACTCGGTGGATGTCGGGGGCGTCAATGTGTTTTCCACAGACTTTAAAG TCCCTGAAGTGGACTTTGCAGTGAAAATACAAGAGGTCAAGGCAGAAGAACGAGAGGACGCCCTTTTCCAATGTGTCCTGACCGCCCCCATGAACGAGATCGCATGGTATGGTAAAAGCGCCCCGCTGTCAAACAGTGAGAAATACGAAATCAGTGTGTCTGAAGATAAGCTGATCCACAAGCTGATTGTGAGGGACTGTCTGCCTCTGGACGCTGGGATCTATGCCGCTGTGGCAGGCATCAAGTCATGCAACTGCTGGCTTGTAGTTGAAG ACCTGATCAAAATAGCTAAAGAGCAGCAGGAAAGATACGATAAAGAAATGGTAGTAAAACTGGAAAATGCCAAAAAGgctcaggaagagagagaagctgcagaagTCATCTCTCAAGCGGAGGCTCAAGTAGCTAAAAAGgcagcagctgaggagaaagCTGCGGCCAAGGCTAAGGCCAAGGCTGCTGCCAGGTCGAGGAAGGCATCA aaggaggagaaggaggagaagcaggagtaCGAGGAGtacgaggagcaggaggagccggaggagcaggaggagcaggaggagaaggaggagagggaggagaaggaggagatggaggagaaggaggagagggagga AGATCCAGGAGTTCACTTTCATGCTGGGCTCTCGGACTGCAAAGCCATTATCGGAGAAGCAGCAGAGCTGGAGTGCAAAGTGAGCCGTGAGGAGTGTCAGGGAATCTGGTACAAAGACGGAGACGAG aTTAAAACATCCGAGGGTATAACCATTTCCAAAGACGGAACCTTCCACAGGCTGAAAATTCACAAAGTAACAGAGGAATTTGGTGGAAAATATAAATTTGAAGCAGATGGACGTAAAACAGAGGCCCTCATCCTTGTTGAAG ATCCACCGAGGTTCGATGCTGAGGAACTGGAAGCGTTTAAAACTCCTGTCACAGTGAAAAAGGGACAAAAGGCAACCTTCAAATTACCGTATATCGGCCGGGATCCTATCAAAGTTCAATGGTACCTCGAGGGTCAGGAGCTAGCGGATGAATCAAACATCAAGATTGAGCACACGGAGGGCAGCAGCCGCCTGCTTCTCAACAAGCTGCAGCGCAAAGACAGTGGTGAAATCAAGATTAAACTCAAAAACGAGTTTGGCACTGTTGAGGCCTTAAGCCAGCTTCTTGTACTGG CGTACCCTGGTCCTCCATCGGCACCGAAGGTTGTCAGCGCTTTCAAGAACTGCATCAACCTCTCCTGGACTCCTCCCTCCGACACCGGAGGAACTAATATCCTGGGATACAACGTGGAGAAACGCAAGAAGGGCAGCAACCTGTGGGGCCAAGTCAACCCTGCCGATGAAATGATCAGAG CCAAGGTCTATGGTGTTAAAGATGTGGTTGAGGGCATGGAGTACGAATTCCGCGTGGCAGCCATTAATGACTCTGGAGCGGGTGAACACAGTTCACCGTCTGAGTTTGTGTTTGCCAGAGACCCTAAAA AGCCTCCTGGTAACGTCATCGACTTCAAAGTGACAGACTCCACCTACACAACCCTGTGCCTGTCTTGGACCAAGCCCAAGGAAATTGAGGGGGTTGAGGATGAAGCCAAGGGATATTTTGTGGAGATCAGACCTGCAGAAAACACCGAGTGGGATCGCTGCAATTCAAACGCAATCACCATGACTTCCTACACAGTCAAAGGCATGAAGTCAATGGCCATGTACTGGGTGAGAGTACATGCTACTAATGATGGAGGAGACGGACCGTATAAGGAACTCGACAACTACATCCTGGCTATGCCTCCTCCTG TGAGGCCACGATTCACAGATGCAAAGATCAAGAGCTTCATGGTGGTGAGAGCCGGAAACTCCGCTCGAATCAACATGAACTTTGAG GCCTCCCCTTGGCCTGATGTCACCTGGCTGAAGGACGGCATGCCCGTGTCTAAGAAAGTGACCATCAGCAACGCAGAGGCCACGTCCCAGCTCCTGATTCCGTCCTCCGAGCGCGCAGACACCGGAATCTACACAATCATCGTCAAGAACATTGTCGGCCAAGAAACATTCAGCATAGAAATGAGAGTCACAG ATGAACCGAAGCCGCCAGGTCCCCTGGAGCTCGATGAGAACGTGCCCGGCACCGTGACCATTTCATGGGACGCGTCTCCGGATGAGAAACGCGACGACAGGCTGCACTACATGGTGATGAAGCGGGATTCGAACAAAAGAGCCTGGCACACCATCGCAGACCACATCTTCAACAACAAATTCACGGCCTGCAACATCCTGCCAGGCCGGGAATACCAGTACAGGGTCTACGCGAAGAACGACATGGGCTCGTCCAAACCGTCTGAATCAGCAAAGTGGCTGATTCATGCCAAAAAAC AAAAGTTCACTGTGACCGTGCCGGAGACGAGAGCCTGTAATCTGCAGTGCGCCCCGAGGTTCATTGTCCCACTGAAGATGCACACGGCTCCTCAAGGGTACGAGTGCTACATGAGCTGCGCGGTGAAAGGAGACCCCACGCCTCATGTCACATGGCTCCGCGACAACATCAGTCTGAACACCAACACCAACTACTTCATCTCCAACACCTGTGGGGTGTGTTCTCTGCTCATACTGAGGGTCGGAACCCACGACACCGGCGAGTACAAGGTTGTTGCAGAAAGCTCCCTGGGGAGGGCGGAGTGCGCCACTAAACTGACAGTCAGAG AATAA